In Brevibacillus marinus, the genomic window TTTTTGGATCCGCCGTACGCCCAGCAAAACATCGCGCGAGACATTCGCTTACTGGAGCAGTGCGCCCTGCTTGCCTCCGATGCCTGGATCGTAGCCGAACACGACGCGGCGGTCAGCCTGCCGGAGCAAATCGGCGGCTGCCGCCTTGATCGGAAGGCAGCGTATGGCGACACGTGTATTACCATTTACCGCTACTGTACCGATGAGACCGAGGCGTCAGGATAACGGCGCAGCGGGAATGGGGATATAACCGTCAGATTGCCAGAAAAAAGGAGGTTGACTTTATGCGCATTGCCGTCTGTCCGGGAAGCTTTGATCCGGTCACCTATGGACACCTGGATATTGTGCGCCGGGGGGCGAACATTTTTGACAAGGTCATCGTGGCGGTCCTGACCAACTCCAAAAAACAGCCGTTGTTTACCGTGGAGGAGCGGCTCGCGCTGCTCAAGGAAGTGACAGCGGAGCTGGACAATGTGGAAGTGGATGCGTTTGCCGGACTGCTCGTTGACTACATGCGGCAGAAGCAGGCCAAAGTACTGATCAAAGGCCTGCGGGCCGTGTCTGATTTTGAGTACGAAATGCAGATGGCGGCCGTCAACCAGAAGCTGGATCCGGAGGTGGAGACGTTTTTTATGATGACCAATCCTCGCTACTCGTACCTCAGCTCCAGCATCGTCAAGGAAATCGCCCGCTACGCTGCGCCTGTCTCCGATCTGGTTCCGCCGCCCGTGGAACAAGCGCTGAAGGCCAAGTTTGCCCGCTGAACCGGCGATCGCAGCTGGTCGCCCAAAGCCAAACGAAGCGGCAGGGCCGGCTTGCGCGACGCGCTTCAATGATGTTTGCAAACCGCGCGGCGCATCAGGACGCTGCCGACTGCCAGGACGGCAAGCAGGAGCAGGGCCATCAGCGCCGATTGACTGAAGTGGTTCCACCAGTACTGCGGCACGGCCGCGAGCGGCTGCGGCGCCACCAAGACCGGCACCGCATCCGCTTCGTCGGAAACCAACAGCTGCAGCGGCCGCCAGGCGATGATCGTCAGCAAGGCGGAGAGGATGGCGTGGATGAAGCGGGCCGCGAGGAAAGGGGCGATCCG contains:
- the coaD gene encoding pantetheine-phosphate adenylyltransferase; this translates as MRIAVCPGSFDPVTYGHLDIVRRGANIFDKVIVAVLTNSKKQPLFTVEERLALLKEVTAELDNVEVDAFAGLLVDYMRQKQAKVLIKGLRAVSDFEYEMQMAAVNQKLDPEVETFFMMTNPRYSYLSSSIVKEIARYAAPVSDLVPPPVEQALKAKFAR